A genome region from Cryomorphaceae bacterium 1068 includes the following:
- a CDS encoding penicillin-binding transpeptidase domain-containing protein, with the protein MKNICPLIFILLFNSCDWNRSSEISETTAIPPQEILVPAFQALIDSADVEGAILIYDLEKDQYHSNDFGWSRKGQLPASTFKITNSMIALETGVIEDDSTLIKWDGEDRRMKVWEQDLVFRDAFHFSCVPCYQEIAREIGVERMNGFLSKLNYGSMVVDSASIDLFWLVGDSKITPFEQIHFLERFYHSEMPISEQTETTMKRLMIIEETEAYTISGKTGWSIRNGKDNGWFVGYLEVPENTYFFATNVEPKANFEMDRFQMIRKDLSYKAFKEMRLIE; encoded by the coding sequence ATGAAAAACATTTGTCCTCTCATCTTCATACTTCTTTTTAACTCTTGCGACTGGAACAGATCAAGTGAGATAAGCGAAACTACCGCAATCCCGCCACAAGAAATCCTTGTCCCCGCCTTTCAAGCACTGATTGATTCAGCGGATGTAGAAGGAGCCATTCTGATCTACGATTTGGAGAAAGATCAATACCATTCCAATGACTTTGGATGGTCGCGAAAAGGTCAATTGCCCGCCTCCACATTCAAAATCACCAATTCAATGATTGCGCTGGAAACCGGTGTAATCGAAGACGACAGTACCCTTATCAAATGGGACGGAGAAGACAGGAGAATGAAAGTTTGGGAACAGGATCTGGTTTTTAGAGATGCCTTCCACTTTTCTTGCGTTCCGTGCTATCAGGAAATCGCTAGAGAAATCGGAGTGGAAAGAATGAACGGTTTTTTAAGTAAACTCAACTATGGCTCCATGGTGGTCGACTCAGCATCGATCGATCTCTTTTGGCTAGTGGGTGATTCCAAGATCACTCCTTTTGAACAGATCCATTTCCTAGAGCGGTTTTACCACTCCGAAATGCCCATCTCCGAACAAACGGAAACGACCATGAAAAGACTCATGATTATTGAGGAGACGGAAGCTTATACAATCAGTGGGAAGACCGGGTGGTCTATTCGAAACGGAAAAGACAATGGATGGTTTGTCGGATATCTCGAAGTACCCGAAAACACCTATTTCTTTGCCACAAATGTAGAACCTAAGGCAAATTTTGAAATGGATAGATTTCAGATGATCAGAAAGGACCTCTCGTATAAAGCTTTCAAAGAAATGAGGCTTATTGAATGA
- a CDS encoding PIG-L family deacetylase, with protein sequence MKSILLGLLVLTMAACSHKPTVKELKAFAAIESYPFDTYLDTVSNKKALIIVAHDDDDCAMSGTIAGLTQKGWTIKQLSLVSHINPETSTNSAHIICDGNELILDDGLYRLGLDTSTSPYVPIPHEAFDRLFLREKVAAALVEKINAFNPSVLFTLDNEKGGYGHPDHVFISQLVVDLLSENKINAQRIYQSVYTDHMEEVIVDTWLKAKMEEWGYPHASTIANEMYGIDGMPEPDVQVDIFPYAETKMNYLRDYPESAKRNLRKFIPYYEEFDAKTYFAIFNREFFRVVGSESFSLSPVRKAQVHTN encoded by the coding sequence ATGAAATCAATCTTGCTCGGACTACTGGTCTTGACTATGGCTGCGTGCAGTCATAAACCTACCGTAAAGGAACTTAAAGCATTTGCCGCAATCGAATCCTACCCCTTCGACACTTACTTGGATACCGTTTCCAATAAAAAAGCATTAATTATAGTAGCACACGATGACGATGACTGTGCTATGTCGGGAACGATAGCCGGCTTAACACAAAAAGGATGGACCATCAAACAATTGAGTTTGGTGAGCCACATCAACCCCGAAACAAGTACGAATTCAGCCCACATCATCTGTGATGGCAATGAATTGATCTTAGACGATGGCCTCTATCGCTTGGGGCTGGACACCTCGACTAGCCCATATGTGCCGATACCACACGAAGCATTTGATCGTTTATTTCTTCGAGAAAAAGTTGCCGCGGCTTTGGTCGAAAAGATCAATGCTTTCAATCCCTCGGTGCTCTTTACATTGGACAATGAAAAAGGTGGATACGGCCACCCCGACCATGTCTTCATCAGTCAGTTGGTAGTTGATTTATTAAGCGAGAATAAAATAAATGCGCAAAGAATTTATCAATCCGTCTACACCGATCACATGGAAGAAGTAATCGTAGATACCTGGCTCAAGGCCAAAATGGAAGAATGGGGATATCCACATGCGAGCACTATAGCCAATGAAATGTATGGAATCGACGGAATGCCAGAACCCGACGTGCAAGTCGACATATTCCCTTATGCCGAAACGAAAATGAACTACCTGCGAGACTATCCTGAAAGTGCGAAAAGAAATCTACGGAAGTTCATCCCGTACTACGAAGAGTTTGACGCCAAGACGTACTTTGCCATTTTTAATCGAGAGTTTTTTAGAGTGGTTGGAAGTGAATCCTTTTCCCTCTCGCCCGTCAGGAAAGCGCAAGTGCACACGAACTAG
- a CDS encoding DinB family protein, with the protein MEIDRKGFIKKSSLLTLGAGSLIAMPITTVAAPHLMQKEEGINIIGPKKGYSSQIGTLVSMMDWMRMIILNPVKDMSVEDLDYLVDENANSIGAMLWHLAATERFYQLHTFEGYKWGEWPESENEEWGTASGLGDEAREKIKGNDLDFYLEKLEDVRSATLKEFKKRDDDWLMSVDEDWFWGPTNNYCKWFHVCEHESNHNGQFKFIKSRLPSAKKD; encoded by the coding sequence ATGGAAATCGACCGTAAAGGCTTTATTAAAAAATCTTCACTTTTAACCTTAGGCGCAGGAAGCCTAATTGCCATGCCCATTACCACAGTAGCGGCTCCCCATCTGATGCAAAAAGAAGAGGGTATCAACATCATTGGTCCCAAAAAGGGATACTCATCGCAAATCGGTACACTTGTATCGATGATGGATTGGATGAGAATGATCATTCTCAATCCCGTAAAAGATATGAGCGTTGAAGATCTTGATTACCTCGTAGATGAAAATGCCAACTCCATCGGCGCTATGCTTTGGCACTTGGCGGCTACAGAACGCTTTTACCAGCTCCACACCTTTGAAGGCTACAAGTGGGGCGAGTGGCCTGAATCAGAAAACGAGGAATGGGGTACAGCCTCCGGACTGGGTGATGAAGCCCGCGAGAAAATAAAAGGAAACGATCTCGATTTCTATTTAGAAAAACTCGAAGATGTGCGCAGCGCTACTTTGAAAGAATTCAAAAAACGGGACGACGATTGGCTCATGTCGGTTGACGAAGATTGGTTCTGGGGCCCCACTAATAATTACTGCAAATGGTTCCACGTGTGCGAGCACGAATCCAACCACAACGGTCAGTTTAAGTTTATCAAAAGTCGACTGCCTTCGGCGAAGAAGGACTAG